In the genome of Gadus morhua chromosome 12, gadMor3.0, whole genome shotgun sequence, one region contains:
- the exoc1 gene encoding exocyst complex component 1 isoform X1: MTAIKHALQRDIFTPNDERLLSIVNVCKAGKKKKNCFLCATVTTERPVQVKVVKVKKSDKGDFYKRQITWELRDLGEVDAKDPSKENPEFDLHFEKVYRWVASSVAEKNSFISCIWKLNQRYLRKKVEFVNVSPQLLEELPKAEESAPRGEAQSVAGGDEDALDDYQELNAREEQDIEGMMEVCEYAISNAEGFAEKLSRELQVLDGANIQSIMASEKQVNILMQLLDQALSEVDNIEDKLSSYEEMLQSVKEQMDQISQSNRLIQISNTNNGKLLDEIQFLVNYMDLSKGHIRALQEGDLSSPKGIEACINASEALLQCMNVALRPGHDQLLAVKQQQHLFSDLRDTFARRLTNHLNNVFVHQGHDQSSTLSQHTVDLSLPKHSPLHRDLLRYAKLMEWLKNTQREKYEGLSMTYVEYMTRLYEREIKDFFEVAKIKMAGTSKEAKGKFATLPRKESALKQESESLHGSSGKLTGSTSSLNKLAVQGSNSRRSQSSSLLDMGNMSASDLDVADRTKFDKIFEQVLSELEPLCLAEQDFISKFFKLQQHATVQPPLAQPETEETDGAITSKVTPQSEPRPSLSSEKDLVRMMMNKIFQSIETELNSLIALGDKIDSFHSLYMLVKMSHHVWTAENVDPASYLSTTLGNVLVTVKRNFDKCISAQIKQMEDVKISKKSKVGILTFVTGFEEFAELAETIFRNAERRGDLDKAYVKLIRAVFMNVEKVANESQKTPRDVVMMENFHHIFSTLSRLKISCLEAERREAKHKYTEHLQSYVINSLGQPLEKLNHFFEGVEARVAQGVREEEVSYQLAFNKQELRKVIKEYPGKEVKKGLDNLYKKVDKHLCEEESLLQVVWHSMQDEFIRQYKHFEDLIGRCYPGSGITMEFTIQDMLEYFSSIAQSH, translated from the exons ATGACAGCCATCAAACATGCGCTCCAGAGGGACATATTCACACCCAACGACGAGCGTCTCCTCAGTATTGTGAACGTCTGCAAGGcgggaaagaaaaagaagaattGTTTCTTGTGTGCAACTG TAACGACAGAGAGGCCTGTCCAGGTCAAAGTTGTAAAGGTAAAGAAGTCTGACAAGGGGGACTTCTACAAGCGGCAGATAACATGGGAGCTGCGGGATCTTGGAGAGGTGGATGCCAAAGATCCAAGCAAG GAAAATCCAGAATTTGACCTTCATTTTGAGAAGGTGTACCGATGGGTGGCAAGCAGTGTGGCTGAGAAGAACTCCTTCATCTCTTGCATTTGGAAGCTGAACCAACGCTACCTGAGGAAGAAGGTGGAGTTTGTTAATGTCAGTCCTCAACTATTGGAAG AACTTCCTAAAGCGGAAG AGTCTGCGCCAAGAGGTGAGGCCCAGAGTGTGGCTGGCGGAGATGAGGACGCCCTAGATGACTACCAGGAGCTCAACGCCCGAGAAGAGCAGGACATTGAGGGCATGATGGAGGTGTGCGAATATGCCATCTCTAATGCCGAGGGCTTTGCCGAAAAACTCTCCAGGGAACTACAGGTTCTAGACGGG GCCAACATCCAGTCTATCATGGCATCCGAGAAGCAGGTGAACATCCTGATGCAGCTGTTGGACCAGGCACTGTCCGAGGTGGACAACATCGAGGATAAGCTGAGCAGCTACGAGGAGATGCTGCAGAGCGTCAAGGAGCAGATGGACCAGATCTCACAGAGCAACCGTCTGATCCAGATCAGCAACACAAATAATGGGAAGCTGCTGGACGAGATCCAGTTCCTTGTG AACTACATGGATCTGTCCAAGGGCCACATCCGGGCCCTGCAGGAGGGAGACCTGTCCTCCCCTAAAGGGATTGAGGCCTGCATCAATGCATCTGAGGCTCTGCTGCAATGCATGAACGTGGCTCTCCGACCAG GTCATGATCAGCTGCTAGCagtgaagcagcagcagcacctgtTCAGCGACCTGAGAGACACCTTCGCTCGTCGCCTCACCAACCACCTCAACAACGTGTTTGTCCATCAG GGCCATGACCAGAGCTCCACTTTGTCCCAGCACACGGTGGACCTCAGCCTGCCGAAACACAGCCCACTGCACAGGGACCTGCTTCGCTACGCCAAGCTGATGGAGTGGCTGAAGAACACGCAGAGGGAGAAGTACGAGGGCTTGTCCATG ACCTATGTGGAATACATGACCAGATTGTATGAACGAGAAATAAAAGATTTCTTTGAGGTGGCCAAGATAAAGATGGCTGGCACAAGCAAGGAGGCCAAGGGCAAGTTTG CTACGCTTCCGCGGAAAGAGAGTGCACTCAAACAGGAATCCGAGA GCCTGCATGGCAGCTCTGGCAAGCTAACGGGATCTACATCTAGCCTAAACAAGCTGGCAGTGCAGGGCTCCAACAGTCGGCGCTCCCAGTCGTCCTCACTGCTCGACATGGGCAACATGTCTGCCTCCGACCTGGACGTTGCCGACCGAACCAAGTTTGACAAG ATCTTTGAGCAAGTCCTCAGTGAGCTGGAGCCTCTGTGTCTGGCAGAACAAGACTTTATCAGCAAGTTCTTCAAGCTGCAGCAGCATGCCACCGTCCAGCCGCCCCTGGCTCAG CCAGAAACAGAAGAAACGGATGGAGCGATTACATCTAAAGTGACACCTCAGAGCGAACCTAGACCCTCCTTATCATCAGA GAAAGACTTGGTACGGATGATGATGAACAAGATCTTCCAGAGCATCGAGACGGAGCTTAACAGTCTGATCGCGCTAGGGGACAAGATCGACAGCTTCCACTCTCTGTACATGCTGGTGAAGATGAGCCACCACGTGTGGACGGCAGAGAACGTGGACCCGGCCTCGTACCTCAGCACCACACTGGGGAATGTGCTGGTCACCGTCAAGAGGAACTTTGACAAATGCATT TCTGCTCAGATCAAACAGATGGAGGATGTGAAGATCTCCAAGAAAAGCAAAGTGGGAATACTTACTTTTGTCACAGGCTTTGAGGAGTTTGCCGAGCTGGCCGAAACGATCTTCCGGAACGCTGAGCGGCGTGGAGATCTGGACAAGGCTTATGTCAAGCTGATCAGAGCTGTCTTCATGAATG TTGAAAAGGTGGCCAATGAGAGCCAGAAGACGCCACGGGATGTTGTGATGATGGAGAATTTCCACCACATCTTCTCTACGCTCTCCCGCTTAAAAATCTCCTGcctggaggcagagaggagggaagcCAAGCACAAGTATACCGAGCACCTGCAGTCCTACGTCATCAACTCTCTTGGTCAGCCTCTGGAGAAGCTCAAT CACTTCTTTGAAGGAGTTGAGGCACGTGTGGCACAGGGTGtgcgtgaggaggaggtgagctaCCAGCTCGCTTTTAACAAACAGGAACTGCGTAAAGTTATCAAAGAGTATCCAGgcaaggaggtgaagaagggcCTGGACAACCTGTACAAAAAAGTAGATAAACACTTGTGCGAAGAAGAGAGCCTACTGCAG GTGGTATGGCACTCGATGCAAGATGAGTTCATCCGCCAGTACAAGCACTTTGAGGATTTGATTGGCCGTTGTTATCCCGGATCTGGAATTACAATGGAATTTACCATACAAGACATGCTGGAGTATTTCTCTAGCATCGCACAGTCTCATTAA
- the exoc1 gene encoding exocyst complex component 1 isoform X3, which produces MTAIKHALQRDIFTPNDERLLSIVNVCKAGKKKKNCFLCATVTTERPVQVKVVKVKKSDKGDFYKRQITWELRDLGEVDAKDPSKENPEFDLHFEKVYRWVASSVAEKNSFISCIWKLNQRYLRKKVEFVNVSPQLLEELPKAEESAPRGEAQSVAGGDEDALDDYQELNAREEQDIEGMMEVCEYAISNAEGFAEKLSRELQVLDGANIQSIMASEKQVNILMQLLDQALSEVDNIEDKLSSYEEMLQSVKEQMDQISQSNRLIQISNTNNGKLLDEIQFLVNYMDLSKGHIRALQEGDLSSPKGIEACINASEALLQCMNVALRPGHDQLLAVKQQQHLFSDLRDTFARRLTNHLNNVFVHQGHDQSSTLSQHTVDLSLPKHSPLHRDLLRYAKLMEWLKNTQREKYEGLSMTYVEYMTRLYEREIKDFFEVAKIKMAGTSKEAKGKFGLHGSSGKLTGSTSSLNKLAVQGSNSRRSQSSSLLDMGNMSASDLDVADRTKFDKIFEQVLSELEPLCLAEQDFISKFFKLQQHATVQPPLAQPETEETDGAITSKVTPQSEPRPSLSSEKDLVRMMMNKIFQSIETELNSLIALGDKIDSFHSLYMLVKMSHHVWTAENVDPASYLSTTLGNVLVTVKRNFDKCISAQIKQMEDVKISKKSKVGILTFVTGFEEFAELAETIFRNAERRGDLDKAYVKLIRAVFMNVEKVANESQKTPRDVVMMENFHHIFSTLSRLKISCLEAERREAKHKYTEHLQSYVINSLGQPLEKLNHFFEGVEARVAQGVREEEVSYQLAFNKQELRKVIKEYPGKEVKKGLDNLYKKVDKHLCEEESLLQVVWHSMQDEFIRQYKHFEDLIGRCYPGSGITMEFTIQDMLEYFSSIAQSH; this is translated from the exons ATGACAGCCATCAAACATGCGCTCCAGAGGGACATATTCACACCCAACGACGAGCGTCTCCTCAGTATTGTGAACGTCTGCAAGGcgggaaagaaaaagaagaattGTTTCTTGTGTGCAACTG TAACGACAGAGAGGCCTGTCCAGGTCAAAGTTGTAAAGGTAAAGAAGTCTGACAAGGGGGACTTCTACAAGCGGCAGATAACATGGGAGCTGCGGGATCTTGGAGAGGTGGATGCCAAAGATCCAAGCAAG GAAAATCCAGAATTTGACCTTCATTTTGAGAAGGTGTACCGATGGGTGGCAAGCAGTGTGGCTGAGAAGAACTCCTTCATCTCTTGCATTTGGAAGCTGAACCAACGCTACCTGAGGAAGAAGGTGGAGTTTGTTAATGTCAGTCCTCAACTATTGGAAG AACTTCCTAAAGCGGAAG AGTCTGCGCCAAGAGGTGAGGCCCAGAGTGTGGCTGGCGGAGATGAGGACGCCCTAGATGACTACCAGGAGCTCAACGCCCGAGAAGAGCAGGACATTGAGGGCATGATGGAGGTGTGCGAATATGCCATCTCTAATGCCGAGGGCTTTGCCGAAAAACTCTCCAGGGAACTACAGGTTCTAGACGGG GCCAACATCCAGTCTATCATGGCATCCGAGAAGCAGGTGAACATCCTGATGCAGCTGTTGGACCAGGCACTGTCCGAGGTGGACAACATCGAGGATAAGCTGAGCAGCTACGAGGAGATGCTGCAGAGCGTCAAGGAGCAGATGGACCAGATCTCACAGAGCAACCGTCTGATCCAGATCAGCAACACAAATAATGGGAAGCTGCTGGACGAGATCCAGTTCCTTGTG AACTACATGGATCTGTCCAAGGGCCACATCCGGGCCCTGCAGGAGGGAGACCTGTCCTCCCCTAAAGGGATTGAGGCCTGCATCAATGCATCTGAGGCTCTGCTGCAATGCATGAACGTGGCTCTCCGACCAG GTCATGATCAGCTGCTAGCagtgaagcagcagcagcacctgtTCAGCGACCTGAGAGACACCTTCGCTCGTCGCCTCACCAACCACCTCAACAACGTGTTTGTCCATCAG GGCCATGACCAGAGCTCCACTTTGTCCCAGCACACGGTGGACCTCAGCCTGCCGAAACACAGCCCACTGCACAGGGACCTGCTTCGCTACGCCAAGCTGATGGAGTGGCTGAAGAACACGCAGAGGGAGAAGTACGAGGGCTTGTCCATG ACCTATGTGGAATACATGACCAGATTGTATGAACGAGAAATAAAAGATTTCTTTGAGGTGGCCAAGATAAAGATGGCTGGCACAAGCAAGGAGGCCAAGGGCAAGTTTG GCCTGCATGGCAGCTCTGGCAAGCTAACGGGATCTACATCTAGCCTAAACAAGCTGGCAGTGCAGGGCTCCAACAGTCGGCGCTCCCAGTCGTCCTCACTGCTCGACATGGGCAACATGTCTGCCTCCGACCTGGACGTTGCCGACCGAACCAAGTTTGACAAG ATCTTTGAGCAAGTCCTCAGTGAGCTGGAGCCTCTGTGTCTGGCAGAACAAGACTTTATCAGCAAGTTCTTCAAGCTGCAGCAGCATGCCACCGTCCAGCCGCCCCTGGCTCAG CCAGAAACAGAAGAAACGGATGGAGCGATTACATCTAAAGTGACACCTCAGAGCGAACCTAGACCCTCCTTATCATCAGA GAAAGACTTGGTACGGATGATGATGAACAAGATCTTCCAGAGCATCGAGACGGAGCTTAACAGTCTGATCGCGCTAGGGGACAAGATCGACAGCTTCCACTCTCTGTACATGCTGGTGAAGATGAGCCACCACGTGTGGACGGCAGAGAACGTGGACCCGGCCTCGTACCTCAGCACCACACTGGGGAATGTGCTGGTCACCGTCAAGAGGAACTTTGACAAATGCATT TCTGCTCAGATCAAACAGATGGAGGATGTGAAGATCTCCAAGAAAAGCAAAGTGGGAATACTTACTTTTGTCACAGGCTTTGAGGAGTTTGCCGAGCTGGCCGAAACGATCTTCCGGAACGCTGAGCGGCGTGGAGATCTGGACAAGGCTTATGTCAAGCTGATCAGAGCTGTCTTCATGAATG TTGAAAAGGTGGCCAATGAGAGCCAGAAGACGCCACGGGATGTTGTGATGATGGAGAATTTCCACCACATCTTCTCTACGCTCTCCCGCTTAAAAATCTCCTGcctggaggcagagaggagggaagcCAAGCACAAGTATACCGAGCACCTGCAGTCCTACGTCATCAACTCTCTTGGTCAGCCTCTGGAGAAGCTCAAT CACTTCTTTGAAGGAGTTGAGGCACGTGTGGCACAGGGTGtgcgtgaggaggaggtgagctaCCAGCTCGCTTTTAACAAACAGGAACTGCGTAAAGTTATCAAAGAGTATCCAGgcaaggaggtgaagaagggcCTGGACAACCTGTACAAAAAAGTAGATAAACACTTGTGCGAAGAAGAGAGCCTACTGCAG GTGGTATGGCACTCGATGCAAGATGAGTTCATCCGCCAGTACAAGCACTTTGAGGATTTGATTGGCCGTTGTTATCCCGGATCTGGAATTACAATGGAATTTACCATACAAGACATGCTGGAGTATTTCTCTAGCATCGCACAGTCTCATTAA
- the exoc1 gene encoding exocyst complex component 1 isoform X2, protein MTAIKHALQRDIFTPNDERLLSIVNVCKAGKKKKNCFLCATVTTERPVQVKVVKVKKSDKGDFYKRQITWELRDLGEVDAKDPSKENPEFDLHFEKVYRWVASSVAEKNSFISCIWKLNQRYLRKKVEFVNVSPQLLEESAPRGEAQSVAGGDEDALDDYQELNAREEQDIEGMMEVCEYAISNAEGFAEKLSRELQVLDGANIQSIMASEKQVNILMQLLDQALSEVDNIEDKLSSYEEMLQSVKEQMDQISQSNRLIQISNTNNGKLLDEIQFLVNYMDLSKGHIRALQEGDLSSPKGIEACINASEALLQCMNVALRPGHDQLLAVKQQQHLFSDLRDTFARRLTNHLNNVFVHQGHDQSSTLSQHTVDLSLPKHSPLHRDLLRYAKLMEWLKNTQREKYEGLSMTYVEYMTRLYEREIKDFFEVAKIKMAGTSKEAKGKFATLPRKESALKQESESLHGSSGKLTGSTSSLNKLAVQGSNSRRSQSSSLLDMGNMSASDLDVADRTKFDKIFEQVLSELEPLCLAEQDFISKFFKLQQHATVQPPLAQPETEETDGAITSKVTPQSEPRPSLSSEKDLVRMMMNKIFQSIETELNSLIALGDKIDSFHSLYMLVKMSHHVWTAENVDPASYLSTTLGNVLVTVKRNFDKCISAQIKQMEDVKISKKSKVGILTFVTGFEEFAELAETIFRNAERRGDLDKAYVKLIRAVFMNVEKVANESQKTPRDVVMMENFHHIFSTLSRLKISCLEAERREAKHKYTEHLQSYVINSLGQPLEKLNHFFEGVEARVAQGVREEEVSYQLAFNKQELRKVIKEYPGKEVKKGLDNLYKKVDKHLCEEESLLQVVWHSMQDEFIRQYKHFEDLIGRCYPGSGITMEFTIQDMLEYFSSIAQSH, encoded by the exons ATGACAGCCATCAAACATGCGCTCCAGAGGGACATATTCACACCCAACGACGAGCGTCTCCTCAGTATTGTGAACGTCTGCAAGGcgggaaagaaaaagaagaattGTTTCTTGTGTGCAACTG TAACGACAGAGAGGCCTGTCCAGGTCAAAGTTGTAAAGGTAAAGAAGTCTGACAAGGGGGACTTCTACAAGCGGCAGATAACATGGGAGCTGCGGGATCTTGGAGAGGTGGATGCCAAAGATCCAAGCAAG GAAAATCCAGAATTTGACCTTCATTTTGAGAAGGTGTACCGATGGGTGGCAAGCAGTGTGGCTGAGAAGAACTCCTTCATCTCTTGCATTTGGAAGCTGAACCAACGCTACCTGAGGAAGAAGGTGGAGTTTGTTAATGTCAGTCCTCAACTATTGGAAG AGTCTGCGCCAAGAGGTGAGGCCCAGAGTGTGGCTGGCGGAGATGAGGACGCCCTAGATGACTACCAGGAGCTCAACGCCCGAGAAGAGCAGGACATTGAGGGCATGATGGAGGTGTGCGAATATGCCATCTCTAATGCCGAGGGCTTTGCCGAAAAACTCTCCAGGGAACTACAGGTTCTAGACGGG GCCAACATCCAGTCTATCATGGCATCCGAGAAGCAGGTGAACATCCTGATGCAGCTGTTGGACCAGGCACTGTCCGAGGTGGACAACATCGAGGATAAGCTGAGCAGCTACGAGGAGATGCTGCAGAGCGTCAAGGAGCAGATGGACCAGATCTCACAGAGCAACCGTCTGATCCAGATCAGCAACACAAATAATGGGAAGCTGCTGGACGAGATCCAGTTCCTTGTG AACTACATGGATCTGTCCAAGGGCCACATCCGGGCCCTGCAGGAGGGAGACCTGTCCTCCCCTAAAGGGATTGAGGCCTGCATCAATGCATCTGAGGCTCTGCTGCAATGCATGAACGTGGCTCTCCGACCAG GTCATGATCAGCTGCTAGCagtgaagcagcagcagcacctgtTCAGCGACCTGAGAGACACCTTCGCTCGTCGCCTCACCAACCACCTCAACAACGTGTTTGTCCATCAG GGCCATGACCAGAGCTCCACTTTGTCCCAGCACACGGTGGACCTCAGCCTGCCGAAACACAGCCCACTGCACAGGGACCTGCTTCGCTACGCCAAGCTGATGGAGTGGCTGAAGAACACGCAGAGGGAGAAGTACGAGGGCTTGTCCATG ACCTATGTGGAATACATGACCAGATTGTATGAACGAGAAATAAAAGATTTCTTTGAGGTGGCCAAGATAAAGATGGCTGGCACAAGCAAGGAGGCCAAGGGCAAGTTTG CTACGCTTCCGCGGAAAGAGAGTGCACTCAAACAGGAATCCGAGA GCCTGCATGGCAGCTCTGGCAAGCTAACGGGATCTACATCTAGCCTAAACAAGCTGGCAGTGCAGGGCTCCAACAGTCGGCGCTCCCAGTCGTCCTCACTGCTCGACATGGGCAACATGTCTGCCTCCGACCTGGACGTTGCCGACCGAACCAAGTTTGACAAG ATCTTTGAGCAAGTCCTCAGTGAGCTGGAGCCTCTGTGTCTGGCAGAACAAGACTTTATCAGCAAGTTCTTCAAGCTGCAGCAGCATGCCACCGTCCAGCCGCCCCTGGCTCAG CCAGAAACAGAAGAAACGGATGGAGCGATTACATCTAAAGTGACACCTCAGAGCGAACCTAGACCCTCCTTATCATCAGA GAAAGACTTGGTACGGATGATGATGAACAAGATCTTCCAGAGCATCGAGACGGAGCTTAACAGTCTGATCGCGCTAGGGGACAAGATCGACAGCTTCCACTCTCTGTACATGCTGGTGAAGATGAGCCACCACGTGTGGACGGCAGAGAACGTGGACCCGGCCTCGTACCTCAGCACCACACTGGGGAATGTGCTGGTCACCGTCAAGAGGAACTTTGACAAATGCATT TCTGCTCAGATCAAACAGATGGAGGATGTGAAGATCTCCAAGAAAAGCAAAGTGGGAATACTTACTTTTGTCACAGGCTTTGAGGAGTTTGCCGAGCTGGCCGAAACGATCTTCCGGAACGCTGAGCGGCGTGGAGATCTGGACAAGGCTTATGTCAAGCTGATCAGAGCTGTCTTCATGAATG TTGAAAAGGTGGCCAATGAGAGCCAGAAGACGCCACGGGATGTTGTGATGATGGAGAATTTCCACCACATCTTCTCTACGCTCTCCCGCTTAAAAATCTCCTGcctggaggcagagaggagggaagcCAAGCACAAGTATACCGAGCACCTGCAGTCCTACGTCATCAACTCTCTTGGTCAGCCTCTGGAGAAGCTCAAT CACTTCTTTGAAGGAGTTGAGGCACGTGTGGCACAGGGTGtgcgtgaggaggaggtgagctaCCAGCTCGCTTTTAACAAACAGGAACTGCGTAAAGTTATCAAAGAGTATCCAGgcaaggaggtgaagaagggcCTGGACAACCTGTACAAAAAAGTAGATAAACACTTGTGCGAAGAAGAGAGCCTACTGCAG GTGGTATGGCACTCGATGCAAGATGAGTTCATCCGCCAGTACAAGCACTTTGAGGATTTGATTGGCCGTTGTTATCCCGGATCTGGAATTACAATGGAATTTACCATACAAGACATGCTGGAGTATTTCTCTAGCATCGCACAGTCTCATTAA
- the exoc1 gene encoding exocyst complex component 1 isoform X4, with protein sequence MTAIKHALQRDIFTPNDERLLSIVNVCKAGKKKKNCFLCATVTTERPVQVKVVKVKKSDKGDFYKRQITWELRDLGEVDAKDPSKENPEFDLHFEKVYRWVASSVAEKNSFISCIWKLNQRYLRKKVEFVNVSPQLLEESAPRGEAQSVAGGDEDALDDYQELNAREEQDIEGMMEVCEYAISNAEGFAEKLSRELQVLDGANIQSIMASEKQVNILMQLLDQALSEVDNIEDKLSSYEEMLQSVKEQMDQISQSNRLIQISNTNNGKLLDEIQFLVNYMDLSKGHIRALQEGDLSSPKGIEACINASEALLQCMNVALRPGHDQLLAVKQQQHLFSDLRDTFARRLTNHLNNVFVHQGHDQSSTLSQHTVDLSLPKHSPLHRDLLRYAKLMEWLKNTQREKYEGLSMTYVEYMTRLYEREIKDFFEVAKIKMAGTSKEAKGKFGLHGSSGKLTGSTSSLNKLAVQGSNSRRSQSSSLLDMGNMSASDLDVADRTKFDKIFEQVLSELEPLCLAEQDFISKFFKLQQHATVQPPLAQPETEETDGAITSKVTPQSEPRPSLSSEKDLVRMMMNKIFQSIETELNSLIALGDKIDSFHSLYMLVKMSHHVWTAENVDPASYLSTTLGNVLVTVKRNFDKCISAQIKQMEDVKISKKSKVGILTFVTGFEEFAELAETIFRNAERRGDLDKAYVKLIRAVFMNVEKVANESQKTPRDVVMMENFHHIFSTLSRLKISCLEAERREAKHKYTEHLQSYVINSLGQPLEKLNHFFEGVEARVAQGVREEEVSYQLAFNKQELRKVIKEYPGKEVKKGLDNLYKKVDKHLCEEESLLQVVWHSMQDEFIRQYKHFEDLIGRCYPGSGITMEFTIQDMLEYFSSIAQSH encoded by the exons ATGACAGCCATCAAACATGCGCTCCAGAGGGACATATTCACACCCAACGACGAGCGTCTCCTCAGTATTGTGAACGTCTGCAAGGcgggaaagaaaaagaagaattGTTTCTTGTGTGCAACTG TAACGACAGAGAGGCCTGTCCAGGTCAAAGTTGTAAAGGTAAAGAAGTCTGACAAGGGGGACTTCTACAAGCGGCAGATAACATGGGAGCTGCGGGATCTTGGAGAGGTGGATGCCAAAGATCCAAGCAAG GAAAATCCAGAATTTGACCTTCATTTTGAGAAGGTGTACCGATGGGTGGCAAGCAGTGTGGCTGAGAAGAACTCCTTCATCTCTTGCATTTGGAAGCTGAACCAACGCTACCTGAGGAAGAAGGTGGAGTTTGTTAATGTCAGTCCTCAACTATTGGAAG AGTCTGCGCCAAGAGGTGAGGCCCAGAGTGTGGCTGGCGGAGATGAGGACGCCCTAGATGACTACCAGGAGCTCAACGCCCGAGAAGAGCAGGACATTGAGGGCATGATGGAGGTGTGCGAATATGCCATCTCTAATGCCGAGGGCTTTGCCGAAAAACTCTCCAGGGAACTACAGGTTCTAGACGGG GCCAACATCCAGTCTATCATGGCATCCGAGAAGCAGGTGAACATCCTGATGCAGCTGTTGGACCAGGCACTGTCCGAGGTGGACAACATCGAGGATAAGCTGAGCAGCTACGAGGAGATGCTGCAGAGCGTCAAGGAGCAGATGGACCAGATCTCACAGAGCAACCGTCTGATCCAGATCAGCAACACAAATAATGGGAAGCTGCTGGACGAGATCCAGTTCCTTGTG AACTACATGGATCTGTCCAAGGGCCACATCCGGGCCCTGCAGGAGGGAGACCTGTCCTCCCCTAAAGGGATTGAGGCCTGCATCAATGCATCTGAGGCTCTGCTGCAATGCATGAACGTGGCTCTCCGACCAG GTCATGATCAGCTGCTAGCagtgaagcagcagcagcacctgtTCAGCGACCTGAGAGACACCTTCGCTCGTCGCCTCACCAACCACCTCAACAACGTGTTTGTCCATCAG GGCCATGACCAGAGCTCCACTTTGTCCCAGCACACGGTGGACCTCAGCCTGCCGAAACACAGCCCACTGCACAGGGACCTGCTTCGCTACGCCAAGCTGATGGAGTGGCTGAAGAACACGCAGAGGGAGAAGTACGAGGGCTTGTCCATG ACCTATGTGGAATACATGACCAGATTGTATGAACGAGAAATAAAAGATTTCTTTGAGGTGGCCAAGATAAAGATGGCTGGCACAAGCAAGGAGGCCAAGGGCAAGTTTG GCCTGCATGGCAGCTCTGGCAAGCTAACGGGATCTACATCTAGCCTAAACAAGCTGGCAGTGCAGGGCTCCAACAGTCGGCGCTCCCAGTCGTCCTCACTGCTCGACATGGGCAACATGTCTGCCTCCGACCTGGACGTTGCCGACCGAACCAAGTTTGACAAG ATCTTTGAGCAAGTCCTCAGTGAGCTGGAGCCTCTGTGTCTGGCAGAACAAGACTTTATCAGCAAGTTCTTCAAGCTGCAGCAGCATGCCACCGTCCAGCCGCCCCTGGCTCAG CCAGAAACAGAAGAAACGGATGGAGCGATTACATCTAAAGTGACACCTCAGAGCGAACCTAGACCCTCCTTATCATCAGA GAAAGACTTGGTACGGATGATGATGAACAAGATCTTCCAGAGCATCGAGACGGAGCTTAACAGTCTGATCGCGCTAGGGGACAAGATCGACAGCTTCCACTCTCTGTACATGCTGGTGAAGATGAGCCACCACGTGTGGACGGCAGAGAACGTGGACCCGGCCTCGTACCTCAGCACCACACTGGGGAATGTGCTGGTCACCGTCAAGAGGAACTTTGACAAATGCATT TCTGCTCAGATCAAACAGATGGAGGATGTGAAGATCTCCAAGAAAAGCAAAGTGGGAATACTTACTTTTGTCACAGGCTTTGAGGAGTTTGCCGAGCTGGCCGAAACGATCTTCCGGAACGCTGAGCGGCGTGGAGATCTGGACAAGGCTTATGTCAAGCTGATCAGAGCTGTCTTCATGAATG TTGAAAAGGTGGCCAATGAGAGCCAGAAGACGCCACGGGATGTTGTGATGATGGAGAATTTCCACCACATCTTCTCTACGCTCTCCCGCTTAAAAATCTCCTGcctggaggcagagaggagggaagcCAAGCACAAGTATACCGAGCACCTGCAGTCCTACGTCATCAACTCTCTTGGTCAGCCTCTGGAGAAGCTCAAT CACTTCTTTGAAGGAGTTGAGGCACGTGTGGCACAGGGTGtgcgtgaggaggaggtgagctaCCAGCTCGCTTTTAACAAACAGGAACTGCGTAAAGTTATCAAAGAGTATCCAGgcaaggaggtgaagaagggcCTGGACAACCTGTACAAAAAAGTAGATAAACACTTGTGCGAAGAAGAGAGCCTACTGCAG GTGGTATGGCACTCGATGCAAGATGAGTTCATCCGCCAGTACAAGCACTTTGAGGATTTGATTGGCCGTTGTTATCCCGGATCTGGAATTACAATGGAATTTACCATACAAGACATGCTGGAGTATTTCTCTAGCATCGCACAGTCTCATTAA